In Zea mays cultivar B73 chromosome 7, Zm-B73-REFERENCE-NAM-5.0, whole genome shotgun sequence, the following proteins share a genomic window:
- the LOC100191698 gene encoding Putative pentatricopeptide repeat-containing protein At1g26500-like: MPPRPRHRLLFFCCHLSTTPSPAPAPVPKPTDPALMLRLCTILYQQQHDPDDALRRRLSALPLPTAPADIRELFLQASSRFPLSWRPVHRLLSHLSTLHRGAGAGDGDGDSDSDSGGGGFPHSPATAARLLDVLAKSGNIDLLHSTLFSLPRSLLSAAALRAAVRGLAPAREVGKVAALVTLFPECHRARVLTFVTDVACSEPCRLPDVAEKAIKRAEHRHGVARTGRCCDLLVVAYCRAGSLADACRVWNGMERRGLEPGAAAYQEIVVTMFKNNRVADAMKLFDGMRRSGVRDNGGGCCRAVVSWLCKEGRVWGAYMVLAEMVKRGLEVDGEVLGDLVYGLMSRRRVREAYRVFHGVKEKEIALYHGLMKGLLRIKRAGEATEVFREMITRGCEPNMHTYIMLLQGHLGKRGRKGRDPLVNFESIFVGGLVKAGRTLEATKFVERTMWGGVDVPRFDYNKFLYYFSNDEGAVMFEEVSKRLKEVGVIDLADILSAYGERMTTRDRRRIAMNGLLKSV; encoded by the coding sequence ATGCCTCCCCGTCCCCGCCACCGCCTCCTTTTTTTTTGCTGTCACCTCTCCACCACGCCGtctcccgcgccggcccccgtgccTAAGCCCACCGATCCGGCGCTGATGCTCCGCCTATGCACGATCCTATACCAGCAGCAACACGACCCCGACGACGCGCTGCGCCGCCGCCTCTCCGCGTTGCCGCTGCCCACCGCGCCCGCCGACATTCGCGAGCTCTTCCTCCAGGCCTCCTCGCGGTTCCCGCTCTCCTGGCGCCCCGTGCACCGCCTCCTCTCGCACCTTTCCACCCTCCAccgcggcgccggcgccggcgacggcgacggcgacagcGACAGCGACAGCGGAGGCGGTGGGTTCCCACACTCCCCAGCCACTGCCGCCCGCCTCCTAGACGTCTTAGCCAAGTCCGGGAACATCGACCTCCTCCACTCCACGCTCTTCTCACTGCCCCGCAGCCTCCTCTCCGCCGCGGCACTCCGCGCCGCCGTGCGAGGGCTCGCTCCCGCCCGCGAGGTCGGGAAGGTAGCCGCGCTCGTGACGCTCTTCCCCGAGTGCCACCGCGCTCGGGTCCTCACGTTCGTCACCGACGTCGCGTGCTCGGAGCCGTGCAGGCTCCCTGACGTCGCGGAAAAGGCGATCAAGCGCGCCGAGCACCGGCACGGCGTCGCGCGCACGGGCAGGTGCTGCGACCTGCTGGTCGTTGCGTACTGCCGTGCGGGGTCTCTTGCGGACGCATGCAGGGTGTGGAATGGCATGGAGAGGCGCGGCCTCGAGCCGGGTGCCGCGGCGTACCAGGAGATCGTGGTAACCATGTTCAAGAATAACCGCGTAGCCGACGCCATGAAGTTGTTCGACGGAATGCGGAGGAGCGGAGTGCGGGACAACGGAGGCGGGTGCTGCCGCGCGGTGGTGTCATGGCTGTGCAAGGAAGGGAGGGTATGGGGCGCGTACATGGTGTTGGCAGAAATGGTAAAACGAGGTCTGGAAGTGGATGGTGAGGTGCTGGGAGATTTGGTGTATGGGCTGATGTCGAGGAGAAGGGTGAGGGAAGCATACAGGGTGTTCCATGGCGTTAAGGAGAAGGAGATTGCTCTCTATCATGGATTGATGAAGGGGTTGCTGAGGATCAAACGAGCAGGGGAGGCCACTGAGGTGTTCAGGGAGATGATCACCAGGGGATGTGAACCGAACATGCACACTTACATCATGTTGCTTCAGGGGCACCTTGGGAAGAGGGGTCGGAAGGGGAGGGATCCATTGGTGAATTTTGAGAGCATATTTGTTGGTGGCTTGGTGAAAGCCGGGAGGACATTGGAGGCGACCAAGTTTGTAGAGAGGACAATGTGGGGTGGGGTAGATGTGCCGAGATTTGACTATAACAAGTTTCTGTACTATTTCTCGAATGATGAGGGAGCCGTAATGTTTGAAGAGGTCAGCAAGAGATTAAAGGAAGTTGGAGTAATTGATCTTGCAGACATTTTGTCAGCCTATGGTGAGCGCATGACCACCAGGGATAGGAGAAGGATAGCAATGAATGGACTTCTCAAATCGGTTTAG